AATGCGAAGTGGAATATGATATTTATGATCATCGCGAAAAACGTCGTTGGCGGCATTTGGATACATGCCAAATGAAGACCTATATTGTCTGCAAAGTTCCCCGCATTAAATGCAAGGAACACGGAGTAAAAACGATCAAAGTTCCTTGGGCAGAAAAGTCGAGTCGAACGACTTTATTATTTGAACGTTTTGCTATTGAGTTATTACTGGCCTCCAAAAACCAGAGCAAAACGGCACAATTTTTACGGATCAGCTTTGATATGCTTCATCATATAATGAGCAAAGCAGTGGAACGCGGGCTATCACGCCGAACGGAAGAGGACATTAAATATATCGGGATAGATGAGAAGAGTATGAAAAGAGGTCATACTTATGTAAGCGTATTATCCGATAGTGAAAGAAGACGTGTAATAGATGTAAGTGAAGGTCGCACAACAAGCTCTGCCAGTTCCTTAATAAACAAGGGATTAACAGAGAAACAAAAGGAGGGCCTCAAAGCGGTCAGTATGGATATGTGGAAAGCTTTTATTAAAGCTGTTCAAAAGGAGCTTCCCAATGCTTCCATAGTGCATGACAAATTTCATATAATGAAGTATTTAAATGATGGAGTGGATAAAACCAGACGAGAGGAAGCCCGTAAATTACAAAAATCTAATGATAAAACCTTAGTGAAAAGTAAATATTTATTTTTAAA
This sequence is a window from Caldithrix abyssi DSM 13497. Protein-coding genes within it:
- a CDS encoding ISL3 family transposase, with the protein product MKDKELFKQILGLSHPWEVSKVDLDIANEEVEIEIIYKSKKGFCPECEVEYDIYDHREKRRWRHLDTCQMKTYIVCKVPRIKCKEHGVKTIKVPWAEKSSRTTLLFERFAIELLLASKNQSKTAQFLRISFDMLHHIMSKAVERGLSRRTEEDIKYIGIDEKSMKRGHTYVSVLSDSERRRVIDVSEGRTTSSASSLINKGLTEKQKEGLKAVSMDMWKAFIKAVQKELPNASIVHDKFHIMKYLNDGVDKTRREEARKLQKSNDKTLVKSKYLFLKNPENMTDKQLSRFRKIQELNLITSQAWAAKENFKEFFRSETINDAKFFFAEWYQDIKGRSLNKMIKVAKMLIAHSDGLLNYIRYQIDNSVAEWLNGKIQEIKTVGRGFRKFENFRIAILFFLGKLDLFPQESQ